The Fibrobacter sp. DNA window CTCAGGATGCGCACCTTGTCTTTTTCGTTGCGGGCGGTGGTCGTCTTGTTCTGGCCGGGCCGCCTCCTGTCCAGCAGGACCTGGACGTCTTCTTCGGTGAGGGGGAGGCCTGCGGGGCAGCCGTCCAGGACCGCGCCTACGGCCGGTCCGTGGGATTCGCCCCAGGTGGTAACGGAAAAAATTTTGCCAAATGTGCTAGCCATGTCACAAAATATAGATAATGAACTAAAAATGCCGGCGAAAGCATGACTATATGCCAAAAGTTTATTATCTTTTACATAGGTTTTAGGAGATCCCTAGTGACTAAGTTTGCAAACATCGTTCTGTTGCTGATTATGGCGCTTTCTATGGAAGTGCTCGCTCAGCGCAATAACGAACTGGATTTCGCTGGGATACCTTTTGGTTCTTCCCGCGAAACTGTCATCGAAGAAGTCATGAAAATGGGCTATGAGCCCTACGGGCAGATGGGCAAGGGTGAACGTGTTGTACTCCCCATGTTCAGGTTCGGAGAACTGCCGGTGCAGGTATCGTTCATTTTCAACGCGAATGACAAGTTCTACGCCTTCGAGATCCGTACCGGCAAGGTAGAGGATTCCCGCAGGTTCAAGGCTATCGAGGCCGCCGAATACATGTCCGAGCAGTTCACGCTCAAGTACGGCAAGGCCGCCCAGGACCCCGCGGTTAACGAGAACAACCTGGTCGAAGGCCGCAACAACTACCAGGAATGGTATGGCGTGAAGCTGCTGAACGCGTTTACCGCCATCATCAAGAAGGGCGGCAAGTACTTCGTGCTCGGCTACGTGGAACACCGTACGCTCATGAAGGAAGTTCCTGGTCAGAAAAAGGGCAAGGAGAAGGCTCCTACCCAACCGGTATTCTAGGTCGGACCTCGTATCTAAGTCTAAGACACATAATAAGTTAACCAAAACCGAAGCCCCCGGATGAATCCGAGGGCTGATTTTGTACAAATTCACATTTTGAAAGCGCGGTTCCCGCGCCGTCGCTAGCTCTTGAACTTGTCGAGAGCGTTGTTCGGGCCGATGAGGAACAGCACGTCGTCTTCCTGCAACACGATGTCGGCGAGGTTACCGATCTTGGGCGTCGGTTCCTGCGGGTCGCGGATGGCGATGACCTGCACGCCGTACTTGTGGGTGATGTTCAGGTCCTTAAGCGTCTTCCCGAGGAATTCCTTGGGGCACACGACTTCCACGATGCTGAAGCCTTCCATGAACGGCAAGAAGTCGAGCATGTTCGGGCGGTTCAGGCGTTCGGCGAGCGCGATGGCGGAGTCCCTTTCCGGGTGGAAGATGTCCGAGACGCCGAGCTTCTCGAGGATGCTCGAGTGGGCGGCGCTACTGGACTTCGCGATGATGTGCTTCACGCCCAGTTCCTTGAGGTTCAGCACGGTGAGGAGGCTTGCCTCCAGGTTCTCGCCGATACAGACGATGACGGAGTCCGCCTTCTGGAGCGGGATGCTCGCGAGCTGTTTTTTGCGGGTGGAGTCGGCGACCATGGCCTGCGATACGGTGCTGGAGATGTCCTGCACCTTTTCGGGATGGTTATCCACCACGAGCACGTCGTGCCCGAGGCTCGTCAGGTGACGGGCGAGGAAGATGGCGGAGTTGCCGAGACCGATAATGATGTATTGCTTGGATGCCATGCTTTTAAATGTAGTTAATAGTTACAAGGCACCTGCGGTGCAGTTATTAGTTAATAGTTACTAGTTACTAGAAATTGAGGTCTAGAGATGTTTATTGCCTAAAAGTTACTAGGAACTCAGAACTAGTAACTGCCGCTATACAAAACTTGGCAACTTGTTGCCTAGTTGCTGTTATCCACTATGTGGAGAAGCGGCCTAGCCGACCATGATGTCTTCTTCGGCGAACCAGGTGGTGTTCTTGACCTGACCCGCGACGGCGGAGATGAGGAACAGTGGTCCCATACGGCCGATGAACATCACGCAGCAGATGACAATCTTGCCTACCGTGGACAGTTCGCCCGTAAGTCCCATCGAGAGCCCGCAGGTGCTGTAGGCGCTGATGACCTCGAATAGGATCCTGAGGAAGGGTGTGCCGTTCTCGTTGAAGCCGGTGCCCGCGGGAATTTCGGTGATGAGGAGTACCATCGTGGCAAGAGCTATCACGACGATGGCCACCACGAAGATTCGCACGGCCTTGTCGACCGTGGTTTCGGGAATGGTGCGGCCCATGACCTGGGTCTTTTCGCGGCCGAGCAGGCGGTTGAACCCGAGCAGCCCGATGACCGCTGCCGTGGTGACCTTGATGCCGCCGCCGCAGCTACCGGGGTTTGCGCCGATGAACATGATGATGATAAAGAAGAACAGGGAACTGGCGCAGAGGGCCGGAGTGTCTATCGTGTTGAGGCCCGCCGTACGGCTCGTGAACGCCATGAAGAACGTCGTCTGGAGCTTGTCGAAGAGGCTGAGCCCGTCGAGCGTGTTGCTCCATTCGGTTATGGTAAAGGCGATGATGCTCACCGCGATGATGACGAACGTGCAGAACGTCGCGATGCGGGTGTGGAGCGAAATCTTGCGGAACTTGCGGACCTTGAAGTCGAAGGCGTACTGCAGTTCGGTGATGGCGAGGAAGCCGAACCCGCCCGCCAGCGCGAGGATGCAGGTCGTGATGTTCATGACCGGGTTCAGCTGGAACTGCACGAGCGAATCGGGGAACAGCGTGAACCCGACGTTGCAGAATGAACTTACCGCCTGGAACAGCGAGCAGAAGAAGCGGTCGTAGAGTTCCATGTCGCTGAACTG harbors:
- a CDS encoding TrkA family potassium uptake protein; protein product: MASKQYIIIGLGNSAIFLARHLTSLGHDVLVVDNHPEKVQDISSTVSQAMVADSTRKKQLASIPLQKADSVIVCIGENLEASLLTVLNLKELGVKHIIAKSSSAAHSSILEKLGVSDIFHPERDSAIALAERLNRPNMLDFLPFMEGFSIVEVVCPKEFLGKTLKDLNITHKYGVQVIAIRDPQEPTPKIGNLADIVLQEDDVLFLIGPNNALDKFKS
- a CDS encoding TrkH family potassium uptake protein, with translation MLKSKYQAFSDTTSENVFKPKKQANPITLVVLGYLLLIAVGAVLLRLPVSTHEPIDFLQALFTATSAVCVTGLSVIDISSTFTNFGDWVLIILMQLGGLGIMTVSTVLILLAGMHPGFNHQSVLLSDFTQEGNVDAKRILMAVLPFTFILEAIGGVFYFTQFSDMELYDRFFCSLFQAVSSFCNVGFTLFPDSLVQFQLNPVMNITTCILALAGGFGFLAITELQYAFDFKVRKFRKISLHTRIATFCTFVIIAVSIIAFTITEWSNTLDGLSLFDKLQTTFFMAFTSRTAGLNTIDTPALCASSLFFFIIIMFIGANPGSCGGGIKVTTAAVIGLLGFNRLLGREKTQVMGRTIPETTVDKAVRIFVVAIVVIALATMVLLITEIPAGTGFNENGTPFLRILFEVISAYSTCGLSMGLTGELSTVGKIVICCVMFIGRMGPLFLISAVAGQVKNTTWFAEEDIMVG